In Opitutus sp., one genomic interval encodes:
- a CDS encoding class I SAM-dependent methyltransferase: MSASTFTPGREINLLDSLPQTKRDPKARAAAKTAEDRALAKQFGRDFFDGERRHGYGGYRYDGRWLPVARRLVEFYQLRPDARILDVGAAKGFLLHDFLQVLPGATVRGIDVSAYARDNAHAGMGDKIDLGSVDALPYADKSFDLVISINSIHNLPPDRVRTALREIERVSRGASFITVDAWRTEEEHERLLDWILTAESYFPVEEWVRMFSEEGYTGDYWWFIP, encoded by the coding sequence ATGTCCGCCTCAACGTTTACCCCCGGCCGCGAGATCAACCTGCTCGACAGCCTGCCGCAGACCAAGCGCGACCCCAAGGCCCGCGCCGCCGCCAAGACCGCCGAGGACCGCGCGCTCGCCAAACAGTTTGGCCGCGACTTTTTCGACGGCGAACGCCGCCACGGTTACGGTGGCTACCGTTACGACGGCCGCTGGCTGCCGGTCGCCCGCCGCTTGGTGGAGTTTTACCAACTCCGCCCCGATGCGCGCATCCTCGATGTCGGCGCGGCCAAAGGGTTTTTGCTCCATGACTTTTTGCAGGTGCTACCCGGAGCGACGGTGCGCGGCATCGACGTTTCCGCCTACGCCCGCGACAACGCCCACGCCGGCATGGGTGACAAAATCGACCTCGGGTCCGTTGATGCGCTGCCTTACGCCGACAAGTCCTTCGACTTGGTTATCTCGATTAACTCCATTCACAACCTGCCTCCCGACCGCGTGCGCACCGCGCTTCGCGAGATCGAGCGCGTCAGCCGTGGTGCCAGTTTCATCACCGTGGATGCCTGGCGCACCGAGGAGGAGCACGAGCGTCTGCTCGACTGGATTCTCACCGCCGAATCCTACTTCCCGGTGGAGGAGTGGGTGCGGATGTTTTCCGAAGAAGGCTACACCGGCGACTACTGGTGGTTCATCCCCTAA
- a CDS encoding zinc-binding dehydrogenase: MKTLAAILVEQRQPLVIDEVELPALGYGHVLVEIKSTRICGSQLGEIDGAKGADSYLPHLLGHEAGGIVREVGPEVTQVKAGDHVVVHWRPGRGIQARPVTYRWGNRTVNAGNLTTFQQFTVVSENRLTVIPADVDFETAALLADTLTTGFGTITREARVELGESVVVVGVGGIGLGAVLAANLAGACPVIAADIHDHKLAAARAFGATHTINTSREPFADTVRSILGGPADVVIDGTGRPAVLEQAWAATGPKGRLVLIGVMPHDARFSFNTLPLHYGKVLTGTEGGASRPAEDIPRYLRLLAARGIDPRGMISHRCALPDINAAIATMRSGESVHTVVSL, from the coding sequence ATGAAAACCCTCGCCGCCATCTTGGTCGAACAGCGCCAGCCCCTCGTCATCGACGAGGTCGAGCTGCCCGCGCTCGGCTACGGGCACGTGTTGGTTGAGATCAAATCCACGCGCATCTGCGGCTCGCAACTCGGCGAGATTGACGGCGCCAAAGGTGCCGACAGCTACCTGCCGCACCTGCTCGGCCACGAGGCCGGCGGCATCGTGCGCGAGGTTGGCCCCGAGGTCACCCAGGTCAAAGCGGGCGACCACGTCGTCGTTCACTGGCGTCCGGGTCGCGGCATTCAGGCCCGTCCCGTCACGTACCGTTGGGGCAATCGCACGGTCAACGCGGGTAACCTCACGACTTTTCAGCAGTTCACCGTCGTCTCCGAAAACCGCCTCACGGTGATTCCGGCCGACGTCGATTTTGAAACCGCCGCGCTTTTGGCCGACACGCTCACGACCGGTTTTGGCACGATCACCCGCGAAGCCCGCGTCGAGTTGGGCGAGTCGGTGGTGGTCGTCGGGGTAGGGGGCATCGGCCTCGGCGCGGTGCTGGCGGCAAATCTTGCCGGGGCCTGTCCGGTGATCGCCGCCGACATCCACGACCACAAGCTCGCCGCCGCCCGCGCGTTTGGGGCCACGCACACGATCAACACCAGCCGCGAACCCTTTGCCGACACCGTGCGCTCCATTCTGGGCGGCCCCGCCGACGTGGTCATCGACGGCACCGGCCGTCCCGCCGTGTTGGAGCAAGCCTGGGCCGCCACCGGTCCCAAAGGCCGCCTCGTCCTGATCGGCGTGATGCCGCACGACGCGCGTTTCAGCTTTAACACCCTGCCGCTGCACTACGGCAAAGTCCTCACCGGCACCGAGGGAGGGGCGAGCCGTCCCGCCGAGGACATTCCTCGTTACCTGCGCCTGCTGGCGGCTCGCGGCATCGATCCGCGCGGCATGATTTCCCACCGCTGCGCCCTCCCCGACATCAACGCCGCCATCGCCACGATGCGTTCCGGCGAAAGCGTCCACACCGTCGTTTCCCTCTAA
- a CDS encoding alpha-ketoacid dehydrogenase subunit beta, with amino-acid sequence MNAATTRELSYAEAIREGFAVALERDPRVLLMGLGVPDPKGFFGTTLDLQKQFGPDRVMDMPCAEAGMSGVMLGAALNGLRPVINHQRLDFALLAMDPMCTQAAKWSYMFGGAMKMPVVFRMILGRGWGQGPQHSQCLHSWFAHIPGLKVVMPTTPHDAKGLLIAAIEDDNPVVFIEHRWLHHIKGPVPTGHYTTPIGPARLARAGSDVTIVAFSYMVLEALEAAEKLAREGIDAEVIDVRCLRPLETSLLMDSLRKTGRLVVADTGHSTAGMAAEIIALASESAFDSLKTAPRRVCFPECPTPTSPPLSAAYYPRSGHIVAAVRASLGQPANPADLALPAGVELDKPNPAFTGPF; translated from the coding sequence ATGAACGCCGCAACGACCCGCGAGCTCTCCTATGCCGAAGCGATCCGCGAGGGGTTTGCCGTCGCCCTCGAACGCGATCCACGCGTCCTTCTGATGGGTCTGGGCGTGCCCGACCCCAAGGGCTTTTTCGGCACCACTCTCGACCTGCAAAAGCAGTTTGGCCCCGACCGCGTCATGGACATGCCCTGCGCCGAAGCCGGTATGTCGGGTGTGATGCTCGGCGCGGCGCTCAACGGCCTGCGCCCCGTGATCAACCACCAGCGGCTCGACTTCGCCCTGCTGGCGATGGACCCGATGTGCACTCAGGCTGCCAAGTGGAGCTACATGTTTGGCGGCGCGATGAAGATGCCGGTGGTTTTCCGTATGATCCTCGGCCGCGGCTGGGGCCAGGGCCCGCAACACTCGCAATGCCTGCACTCGTGGTTCGCCCACATTCCCGGGTTAAAAGTCGTGATGCCCACCACGCCCCACGACGCCAAGGGCCTGCTCATCGCCGCCATCGAGGACGACAACCCCGTGGTGTTCATCGAGCACCGCTGGCTGCACCACATCAAAGGCCCGGTCCCGACCGGTCACTACACCACGCCGATCGGCCCAGCCCGTCTCGCACGCGCCGGTAGCGATGTGACGATCGTGGCGTTTTCTTACATGGTTTTGGAGGCGCTCGAAGCCGCCGAAAAACTCGCCCGCGAGGGCATTGATGCCGAGGTGATCGACGTCCGTTGCCTGCGCCCGCTGGAAACCTCGCTGCTGATGGATTCGCTGCGCAAAACCGGCCGTCTGGTCGTCGCCGACACCGGCCACAGCACCGCCGGCATGGCCGCCGAGATCATCGCGCTAGCCAGCGAAAGCGCCTTCGATTCCCTCAAAACCGCCCCGCGCCGCGTGTGTTTTCCCGAATGCCCCACGCCGACTAGCCCGCCGCTCTCGGCCGCCTATTATCCGCGCTCCGGCCACATCGTCGCCGCCGTGCGTGCCTCCCTCGGCCAACCCGCCAATCCCGCCGACCTCGCGCTTCCCGCTGGCGTCGAACTCGACAAACCCAACCCCGCCTTCACCGGCCCGTTTTAA